A window of the Streptomyces finlayi genome harbors these coding sequences:
- a CDS encoding MFS transporter yields the protein MTATTAEPNDLAPQGHPQRWLILGVICLAQLTVLLDNTVLNVAIPSLTTELDASTADVQWMINAYSLVQSGLLLTAGSAADRYGRKRMLVAGLALFGIGSLAAGLAQSSGQLIAARAGMGVGGALLITTTLAVVVQIFDDTERVKAIGLWSTVNSLGFATGPLIGGIMLDHFWWGAIFLINIPVAVVGLIAVVRLVPESKNPRGDRPDLFGALLSTVGMTAVVYAIISGPEHGWDSGQVLFTAFTGVAVLTGFVLWEFHVPYPMLDMHFFRNQKFIGAVAGAILVAFGMGGSLFLLTQHLQFVLGYGPLEAGLRTAPLALTVVLLNLAGLGARLVPKLGTPATIAAGMSLLAAGLGAIAVLGSEGYGGMLLGLVVMGAGISLAMPAMANAIMSAIPPEKAGVGAGVNGTLAEFGNGLGVAVLGAVLNSRFAALVPAAVGAASLPAALAAADSAGERQRITDAFASGLETSQLVGAVAVLAGGLLAAALLRRAERMESGPAGPAAKDPAAADSAGTAA from the coding sequence ATGACGGCGACCACCGCCGAGCCGAACGACCTCGCCCCCCAAGGGCACCCGCAGCGCTGGCTGATCCTCGGCGTCATCTGTCTGGCCCAGCTCACCGTGCTGCTCGACAACACCGTCCTCAACGTCGCCATCCCCTCCCTCACCACCGAGCTGGACGCGTCCACCGCCGACGTGCAGTGGATGATCAACGCCTACTCGCTCGTCCAGTCCGGTCTGCTCCTCACGGCAGGCAGCGCAGCCGACCGTTACGGGCGCAAGCGCATGCTGGTCGCCGGGCTCGCACTCTTCGGTATCGGCTCGCTCGCTGCCGGGCTCGCGCAGTCCTCCGGCCAGCTCATCGCCGCCCGTGCGGGGATGGGCGTCGGCGGTGCGCTGCTGATCACCACCACGCTGGCCGTGGTGGTCCAGATCTTCGACGACACCGAGCGCGTCAAGGCGATCGGCCTCTGGTCGACGGTCAACTCGCTGGGCTTCGCCACCGGACCGCTCATCGGCGGGATCATGCTCGACCACTTCTGGTGGGGCGCGATCTTCCTCATCAACATCCCCGTCGCCGTGGTCGGCCTGATCGCGGTCGTGCGTCTCGTGCCGGAGTCCAAGAACCCCCGGGGCGACCGGCCCGACCTGTTCGGCGCGCTGCTCTCCACCGTCGGTATGACCGCCGTCGTGTACGCGATCATCTCCGGGCCCGAACACGGCTGGGACTCCGGCCAGGTCCTGTTCACCGCCTTCACCGGGGTCGCGGTGCTCACCGGGTTCGTCCTGTGGGAGTTCCACGTCCCGTACCCGATGCTGGACATGCACTTCTTCCGGAACCAGAAGTTCATCGGGGCCGTCGCCGGTGCGATTCTGGTCGCCTTCGGGATGGGCGGCTCGCTCTTCCTGCTGACCCAGCACCTGCAGTTCGTGCTCGGGTACGGGCCCCTGGAGGCCGGACTCCGTACGGCTCCGCTCGCACTCACCGTGGTCTTGCTCAACCTCGCGGGGCTCGGCGCCCGCCTCGTACCGAAGCTGGGGACACCCGCCACCATCGCCGCCGGGATGAGTCTGCTGGCCGCCGGGCTCGGTGCCATCGCGGTGCTGGGCAGCGAGGGATACGGCGGCATGCTCCTCGGCCTGGTCGTCATGGGTGCGGGTATCTCGCTCGCGATGCCCGCCATGGCCAACGCGATCATGAGCGCCATTCCGCCGGAGAAGGCGGGAGTGGGCGCCGGGGTCAACGGCACGCTCGCCGAATTCGGCAACGGACTCGGGGTCGCCGTGCTCGGCGCCGTTCTGAACTCGCGCTTCGCCGCCCTCGTACCCGCGGCCGTGGGAGCGGCGTCCCTGCCCGCCGCGCTCGCCGCCGCGGACAGTGCTGGTGAGCGGCAGCGCATCACGGATGCCTTCGCCTCCGGACTGGAGACGAGTCAGCTGGTCGGCGCGGTGGCGGTGCTGGCGGGCGGGCTGCTCGCCGCGGCCCTGCTGAGGCGGGCCGAGCGGATGGAATCAGGGCCCGCGGGCCCTGCCGCGAAGGACCCGGCTGCGGCAGACTCGGCCGGAACAGCGGCATAG
- a CDS encoding NAD(P)-dependent oxidoreductase, with amino-acid sequence MHLVAPAPGLLARARLLVAPEVGEPVLRELGRIAGRPVERAAGSVPDGPYVYVGASLPDGLRGGRLVWFHSVNAGTDALLGSGPWPPDALLTRTVGRMGERIAQYVLAWVLAECQAVPEFAAQHARAEWRRIPSELVAGQTALVHGTGRIGSAVAGLLRGCGIRTVGVARGPRAVPPPGFDRVIGADADTEELGAARWVVAALPLTGATEGYFGARRFAAVRGASFVNVGRGATVDLEALGAALRAGTVRRAVLDVLPAEPAAPDADCWRLPRTVITSHSAGITADEDVVTDFGACWDELRTGRVPALAVDVDRGY; translated from the coding sequence ATGCACCTCGTAGCGCCCGCCCCCGGCCTGCTCGCGCGGGCCCGCCTCCTGGTCGCGCCCGAAGTCGGCGAACCCGTGCTCCGGGAGCTGGGGCGGATCGCCGGGAGACCGGTCGAACGGGCGGCCGGGAGCGTGCCGGACGGACCGTACGTCTATGTGGGCGCCTCGCTGCCTGACGGGCTGCGCGGCGGGCGGCTGGTCTGGTTCCACAGCGTCAACGCCGGTACGGACGCACTGCTCGGCTCCGGCCCGTGGCCGCCGGACGCGCTGCTCACCCGGACGGTCGGACGCATGGGCGAGCGGATCGCCCAGTACGTCCTGGCCTGGGTGCTCGCCGAGTGCCAGGCGGTCCCGGAGTTCGCCGCGCAGCACGCGCGGGCCGAGTGGCGGCGTATCCCCTCCGAGCTCGTCGCCGGGCAGACCGCCCTCGTCCACGGCACCGGGCGCATCGGTTCGGCGGTCGCCGGCCTGCTGCGGGGGTGCGGCATCCGGACGGTGGGGGTGGCCCGAGGTCCGCGGGCCGTACCGCCGCCAGGGTTCGACCGGGTGATCGGGGCTGACGCGGACACGGAGGAGCTGGGCGCGGCGCGCTGGGTGGTCGCCGCGCTGCCGCTGACCGGTGCGACGGAGGGGTACTTCGGTGCCCGCCGCTTCGCGGCCGTGCGGGGCGCGAGCTTCGTCAACGTGGGGCGTGGGGCGACGGTGGACCTGGAGGCGCTGGGTGCGGCCCTGCGCGCCGGGACCGTACGGCGGGCCGTGCTCGACGTGCTGCCCGCGGAACCCGCGGCGCCCGACGCCGACTGCTGGCGGCTCCCTCGCACGGTGATCACGTCGCACTCCGCCGGAATCACGGCCGACGAGGACGTCGTCACCGACTTCGGGGCGTGCTGGGACGAGCTGCGTACGGGCAGGGTGCCGGCGCTCGCCGTGGACGTGGACCGGGGCTACTGA
- a CDS encoding MFS transporter, whose translation MATTTPTGVRGGHAKHGGSGAPDGTPMTHRQIMEALAGLLLGMFVAILSSTVVSNALPEIINDLGGGQSAYTWVVTASLLAMTATTPLWGKLSDLFSKKLLVQIALIIYMAGSVVAGLSTSSGMLIACRVVQGIGVGGLSALAQIVMAAMIAPRERGRYSGYLGAVFAVATVGGPLLGGVITDTSWMGWRWCFYVGVPFAVIALVVLQKTLKLPVVKRDVKVDWAGAFFISAAVSLLLLWVTFAGDKYDWVSGPTYAMLGGTVVLVALFLLVESKASEPIIPLRLFRNRTITLASVASLFVGIAMFAGTVFFSQYFQLARDKSPTMSGVMTIPMIAGLFLSSTVSGQVITRTGRWKAWLVCGGFLVTAGLGMLGTIRYDTAYWQIAVYMFVLGLGIGMMMQNLVLATQNQVAPADLGSASSVVTFFRSLGGAIGVSALGAVMANRVTHYVKDGLADLGPEGAAMGHGGTGGGGIPDLDTLPGPFRTVVEAAYGHGVGDVFLYSAPAALVAFIVTIFIKEVALKTNAADGTPAAADAAEAVTETAQAGVAGVTSAAAPEGPVDAVPGTAVRGVVLGAQGEPVARAAVTLISPAGRQLGRSVAQADGGYVLHAPGAGSYVLIASADGFQPQASTVVVGDEPVAYDILLVGTSGLTGTVRAEETGTPVQGAMVVVTDVRGDVLATGRSGDAGEFAFGELVPGAVTVALSATGFRPLALPVEIGGQGVTRVEAALRAGALVQGVVRAGSARSPLSDARVTLIDAAGNVVATTRTGEDGAYAFTDLDAGEYSLIATGYPPVAGSLTVAGHGVEGHDIELAHPGE comes from the coding sequence ATGGCTACGACCACACCCACCGGTGTGCGGGGCGGCCACGCCAAGCACGGGGGCTCCGGAGCCCCCGACGGCACGCCGATGACGCACCGGCAGATCATGGAGGCGCTGGCCGGGCTGCTGCTCGGCATGTTCGTCGCGATCCTGTCGTCGACCGTCGTCTCGAACGCCCTGCCCGAGATCATCAACGACCTCGGCGGCGGCCAGAGCGCCTACACCTGGGTCGTGACGGCCTCGCTGCTGGCCATGACCGCCACCACTCCCCTGTGGGGCAAGCTCTCCGACCTGTTCAGCAAGAAGCTGCTGGTCCAGATAGCGCTGATCATCTACATGGCCGGCTCGGTCGTCGCCGGTCTCTCCACCAGCAGCGGCATGCTGATCGCCTGCCGCGTCGTGCAGGGAATCGGCGTCGGCGGTCTCTCCGCCCTCGCGCAGATCGTGATGGCCGCGATGATCGCCCCGCGCGAGCGCGGCCGGTACAGCGGCTACCTCGGCGCGGTCTTCGCCGTCGCCACCGTCGGCGGCCCGCTGCTCGGCGGCGTCATCACCGACACCAGCTGGATGGGCTGGCGCTGGTGCTTCTACGTGGGCGTGCCGTTCGCGGTCATCGCGCTCGTCGTGCTCCAGAAGACCCTGAAGCTGCCGGTCGTCAAGCGCGACGTCAAGGTCGACTGGGCGGGCGCCTTCTTCATCAGCGCCGCCGTCTCCCTGCTGCTGCTCTGGGTGACCTTCGCGGGCGACAAGTACGACTGGGTCTCCGGACCCACGTACGCGATGCTCGGCGGCACCGTCGTGCTCGTCGCGCTCTTCCTGCTCGTCGAGTCGAAGGCGAGCGAGCCGATCATCCCGCTCCGCCTCTTCCGCAACCGCACCATCACGCTGGCCTCCGTGGCCTCGCTGTTCGTAGGTATCGCGATGTTCGCGGGCACCGTCTTCTTCAGCCAGTACTTCCAGCTGGCGCGCGACAAGTCGCCGACGATGTCCGGTGTCATGACGATCCCCATGATCGCGGGACTCTTCCTCTCGTCGACCGTCTCCGGCCAGGTCATCACCAGGACAGGCCGCTGGAAGGCATGGCTGGTCTGCGGTGGCTTCCTGGTCACGGCCGGGCTCGGCATGCTGGGGACCATCCGGTACGACACCGCGTACTGGCAGATCGCGGTCTACATGTTCGTGTTGGGTCTCGGCATCGGCATGATGATGCAGAACCTGGTGCTCGCCACGCAGAACCAGGTCGCTCCCGCCGACCTCGGTTCGGCCAGCTCCGTCGTCACGTTCTTCCGTTCGCTCGGTGGCGCGATCGGCGTCTCGGCGCTCGGCGCCGTCATGGCCAACCGTGTCACCCACTACGTCAAGGACGGCCTGGCCGACCTCGGTCCCGAAGGCGCGGCCATGGGCCACGGCGGTACCGGCGGCGGGGGCATCCCCGACCTGGACACGCTGCCCGGCCCGTTCCGTACGGTCGTGGAGGCCGCGTACGGGCACGGGGTCGGCGATGTCTTCCTGTACTCCGCTCCGGCCGCGCTCGTCGCCTTCATCGTGACGATCTTCATCAAGGAGGTCGCGCTGAAGACGAACGCCGCGGACGGCACCCCGGCCGCCGCCGACGCGGCGGAAGCTGTCACGGAGACCGCTCAGGCGGGCGTCGCCGGGGTCACCTCGGCCGCCGCCCCCGAAGGGCCGGTGGACGCGGTGCCCGGAACGGCGGTACGCGGTGTGGTCCTCGGCGCGCAGGGCGAACCGGTCGCACGGGCCGCCGTCACGCTGATCTCACCGGCGGGCCGGCAGCTCGGGCGCTCCGTCGCCCAGGCCGACGGCGGCTACGTCCTTCACGCGCCCGGCGCGGGTTCGTATGTCCTGATCGCTTCCGCCGACGGCTTCCAGCCGCAGGCGTCCACGGTGGTCGTAGGCGACGAGCCGGTGGCGTACGACATCCTCCTCGTCGGTACGAGCGGTCTCACCGGGACCGTGCGGGCCGAGGAGACCGGGACTCCCGTCCAGGGCGCCATGGTCGTCGTGACCGATGTGCGCGGCGACGTGCTGGCGACCGGCAGGTCCGGCGATGCGGGCGAGTTCGCCTTCGGTGAGCTGGTCCCGGGCGCGGTGACCGTCGCCCTGAGCGCCACCGGGTTCCGCCCGCTGGCCCTGCCCGTGGAGATCGGCGGCCAGGGTGTCACCCGGGTCGAGGCGGCGCTCCGCGCCGGTGCGCTGGTCCAGGGCGTCGTACGGGCCGGGTCCGCCCGGTCCCCGCTGTCCGACGCCCGCGTCACACTGATCGACGCGGCCGGCAACGTCGTCGCCACCACGAGGACCGGGGAGGACGGGGCGTACGCCTTCACCGACCTGGACGCGGGCGAGTACTCGCTCATCGCGACCGGCTACCCGCCGGTGGCCGGCTCCCTGACCGTGGCCGGTCACGGCGTCGAAGGCCACGACATCGAGCTCGCCCACCCCGGCGAGTAA
- a CDS encoding YceI family protein: MALRAQVRTRDGWAIQHAVVTVTDMTGAQMLRAAADEDGSVRAEDPLRAGAYTVIVTAVGYAPTASTALVTAGGRIDAGTVVMARQGGAQLPPPGTWSLDPAHSSVGASAQHLGISTVHGRFTGFTGRIEIAPDIERSRVDAVIDAAGIDTGNPMRDKHLRSPDFLDTDRFPEITYRSGGLTPAGPDRWTVHGELTLRGVKRPVDLDLSYLGTGPDPWGGVRAAFHASTELRRDDFAMNYNQVVRAGISAIGTTLRVELEIQAVQGESLPS, encoded by the coding sequence ATGGCACTTCGCGCACAGGTACGGACGCGGGACGGCTGGGCGATCCAGCACGCGGTCGTGACAGTCACCGACATGACCGGCGCCCAAATGCTGCGCGCCGCCGCGGACGAGGACGGGTCGGTCCGCGCCGAGGACCCGCTGCGGGCCGGCGCCTACACCGTGATCGTCACCGCGGTCGGTTACGCCCCCACGGCCTCCACCGCGCTCGTCACGGCCGGCGGCCGGATCGACGCGGGCACGGTCGTGATGGCCAGGCAGGGCGGCGCCCAACTCCCGCCCCCTGGTACCTGGTCGCTGGACCCGGCGCACTCCTCGGTGGGCGCGTCCGCGCAGCACCTGGGGATCTCCACCGTCCACGGCCGGTTCACCGGCTTCACCGGGCGGATCGAGATCGCCCCGGACATCGAACGGTCCCGGGTCGACGCGGTCATCGACGCGGCCGGCATCGACACCGGCAACCCCATGCGGGACAAGCACCTGCGGTCGCCCGACTTCCTGGACACGGACCGCTTCCCGGAGATCACGTACCGCTCCGGCGGACTGACCCCGGCGGGCCCCGACCGCTGGACGGTGCACGGCGAACTCACCCTGCGCGGCGTGAAGCGCCCCGTGGACCTCGACCTCAGCTACCTCGGCACCGGACCCGACCCGTGGGGCGGGGTCCGTGCGGCCTTCCACGCCTCCACCGAACTGCGCCGCGACGACTTCGCCATGAACTACAACCAGGTGGTGCGCGCGGGCATTTCGGCGATCGGTACGACACTCCGCGTGGAGCTGGAAATCCAGGCGGTGCAGGGCGAGTCCCTGCCGTCGTAG
- a CDS encoding RNA polymerase sigma factor SigF, whose translation MSAEQGSSKVLTLTKSVPAPTVLTSSPEAIDTRTLSRSLFLRLAALGPAPGPDGTDSPERAYVRDTLIELNLPLVRYAAARFRSRNEPMEDIVQVGTIGLIKAIDRFDCERGVEFPTFAMPTVVGEIKRFFRDTSWSVRVPRRLQELRLALTKVSDELAQKLDRSPTVPELAKALGVSEEDVVDGLAVGNAYTASSLDSPSPEDDGGEGSLADRLGYEDTALEGVEYRESLKPLLAKLAPRERQIIMLRFFANMTQSQIGEEVGISQMHVSRLLTRTLAQLREGLVAD comes from the coding sequence ATGTCCGCAGAACAGGGCAGCTCGAAGGTGCTCACGCTCACGAAGAGCGTGCCGGCACCGACCGTGCTCACCAGCTCGCCGGAAGCCATCGACACCCGCACGCTGTCCCGCTCCCTGTTCCTGCGGCTCGCCGCACTGGGTCCCGCACCGGGCCCCGACGGAACGGACAGCCCGGAGCGGGCCTATGTGCGGGACACGCTCATCGAGCTCAATCTCCCGCTCGTCCGTTACGCGGCGGCGCGGTTCCGCAGCCGCAACGAGCCCATGGAAGACATCGTTCAGGTCGGCACCATCGGCCTGATCAAGGCGATCGACCGCTTCGACTGCGAACGGGGCGTCGAGTTCCCGACCTTCGCGATGCCCACCGTGGTCGGCGAGATCAAACGCTTCTTCCGCGACACCTCGTGGTCGGTGCGCGTGCCGCGCCGACTCCAGGAGCTGCGGCTCGCTCTCACCAAGGTCAGCGACGAGCTCGCCCAGAAGCTCGACCGCTCGCCGACCGTGCCGGAGCTGGCCAAGGCGCTCGGGGTCTCCGAGGAGGACGTGGTCGACGGCCTGGCCGTCGGCAACGCGTACACCGCCTCGTCCCTGGACTCCCCCTCGCCCGAGGACGACGGCGGCGAGGGCTCGCTGGCGGACCGCCTGGGGTACGAGGACACCGCCTTGGAAGGCGTCGAGTACCGCGAGTCCCTGAAGCCGCTGCTGGCCAAGCTCGCCCCCCGCGAGCGACAGATCATCATGCTGCGCTTCTTCGCCAACATGACGCAGTCGCAGATCGGCGAGGAGGTCGGCATCTCGCAGATGCACGTCTCCCGCCTGCTGACCCGCACGCTCGCCCAGCTCAGGGAAGGGCTCGTCGCCGACTGA
- a CDS encoding TetR/AcrR family transcriptional regulator: MVSAADRVKNPARTSVWLDRRAPSRTRKAESPVGLDRERITAATVRLLDAEGLAKFSMRRLAAELDVTAMSLYWYVDTKDDLLELAMDSVFAEIVPPREDADWRDRLRGMARSYRELIVRHVWVSPLAGHFLNIGPHAMLFSYAVQDIIRATGLPAGHQTGALAAAFHFVYGFSTIEGHFVERCREAGLSQDEYFQQAMGTIKAQPHLKEFVDTSFDVMEARGGDTVDEMRERDFVFALDLVVAGIEAMCAKAGVPAQ; this comes from the coding sequence ATGGTGTCCGCGGCCGACCGCGTGAAGAACCCCGCGAGGACCAGCGTGTGGCTGGATCGGCGGGCACCCTCGCGTACCCGCAAAGCCGAGTCGCCGGTGGGCCTGGACCGGGAGAGGATCACCGCGGCGACGGTGCGGCTGCTGGACGCGGAGGGCCTCGCCAAGTTCTCCATGCGCCGCCTCGCCGCGGAACTGGACGTCACCGCGATGTCCCTCTACTGGTACGTCGACACCAAGGACGACCTGCTGGAACTGGCGATGGACTCGGTCTTCGCCGAGATCGTGCCGCCCCGCGAGGACGCGGACTGGCGCGACCGGCTGCGCGGTATGGCCCGCAGCTACCGCGAACTGATCGTCCGCCATGTCTGGGTGTCGCCGCTGGCGGGTCACTTCCTCAACATCGGCCCGCACGCCATGCTGTTCTCGTACGCCGTCCAGGACATCATCCGCGCCACCGGGCTGCCGGCCGGGCACCAGACGGGCGCCCTGGCCGCCGCGTTCCACTTCGTCTACGGATTCAGCACCATCGAGGGTCACTTCGTGGAGCGCTGCCGTGAGGCCGGGCTCAGCCAGGACGAGTACTTCCAGCAGGCGATGGGCACCATCAAGGCCCAGCCGCACCTCAAGGAGTTCGTCGACACCTCCTTCGACGTGATGGAGGCGCGCGGCGGCGACACGGTCGACGAGATGCGCGAACGCGACTTCGTCTTCGCACTGGACCTGGTGGTCGCCGGCATCGAGGCGATGTGCGCCAAGGCGGGCGTCCCCGCTCAGTAG
- a CDS encoding MarR family winged helix-turn-helix transcriptional regulator: protein MATRSHYQELARQLSAVGAVKRGLARTLPPECPGGSAAVLALLAEHGEMRISRLAELLAVDISVTSRHVAHVAERGWIERSPDPADKRSRILRLTPAGGEQLDELSRRTTEMFARKLIDWSDEDVGRLNALLSRLRDSFACRGSGECLPGKHSGDCRTRHSEDAHTRTPV from the coding sequence GTGGCCACTCGGAGTCACTATCAGGAGCTCGCCCGGCAGCTCAGCGCGGTCGGCGCCGTCAAGCGCGGCCTCGCCAGGACCCTTCCCCCCGAGTGCCCGGGTGGCTCCGCCGCCGTGCTGGCGCTCCTCGCGGAGCACGGCGAGATGCGGATCAGCAGACTGGCCGAACTCCTGGCCGTGGACATATCGGTGACCAGCCGTCATGTCGCCCACGTGGCGGAACGGGGCTGGATAGAACGGTCACCCGACCCCGCCGACAAGCGGTCCCGCATCCTGCGGCTGACCCCCGCGGGAGGCGAGCAGCTCGACGAGCTGAGCCGCCGGACGACCGAGATGTTCGCCCGCAAACTCATCGACTGGTCCGACGAAGACGTCGGCCGGCTGAACGCCCTGCTGTCCCGGCTGCGCGACAGCTTCGCCTGCCGCGGCTCCGGTGAGTGCCTTCCCGGAAAACACAGCGGAGACTGCCGCACGCGGCACTCAGAGGACGCGCACACCCGTACACCTGTGTAA
- a CDS encoding ArnT family glycosyltransferase: MTTFPDHVPAHPADHPPGQPPGDSAGHGRPREPFLRRTLRGAVRGREEDPRWVRPAVLGMLLLVGLAYLWNLSASGYANSFYSAAVQAGSQSWKAFFFGSLDSANAITVDKPPATLWPMALSVRIFGLNGWAVLVPQVLMGVATAGVLHAAVRRRFSAPAGLITMAVFALTPVAALMFRFNNPDALLALLMTVTVHCVLRALENGRTKWLVWAGAAIGLAFLTKTLQAFLILPPLALLYAVCAPVSVRKRLGQLALAAGVMVVASGWWVAIVELWPASSRPYIGGSQNNSFLELTFGYNGLGRLNGEETGSVGGGDGGGQGGGWGGGWGETGIGRMFTSDIGGQISWLLPAALILLVAGVWLTRRTKRTDTARAAFLAWGGALLMTGLVFSYMEGIFHQYYTVALSPYIAALVGMGVTVLWSERALWWARAVLAGTLAVTVSWAYVLLGRTPDYLPWLRWTVLAAGLVGAVGLLLAARSTRRVALAVVGLGFAASLAGPTAYTISTLGTGHQGSIVTAGPTGSSMMAGGGRGGFGGGEAPGGGGGMGRPPGDGQPGQAQPGQGQALPQRAMPGGMAPGGMAPGMAPGGAAAEGGRGGRGGMGGLINGASVGAEAKKLLETNAGDYTWAAAAIGSQNAASYQLATGEPVMAIGGFNGSDPSPTLDRFKSYVEDGKIHYFVSGGTGGGGGNRGISSQISSWVEDSFRKVTVGGATFYDLTQPADGAE, translated from the coding sequence ATGACCACCTTCCCCGACCACGTGCCCGCCCACCCGGCCGACCACCCGCCCGGTCAGCCACCGGGCGATTCCGCGGGACACGGGCGCCCCCGGGAGCCGTTCCTCCGCCGCACCCTGCGGGGCGCTGTACGCGGCAGGGAGGAGGACCCGCGCTGGGTGCGGCCGGCCGTGCTCGGCATGCTGCTCCTCGTGGGCCTGGCCTACCTGTGGAACCTGAGTGCGTCCGGGTACGCCAACTCCTTCTACTCGGCGGCCGTGCAGGCGGGCAGCCAGAGCTGGAAGGCGTTCTTCTTCGGCTCGCTGGACTCCGCCAACGCCATCACCGTCGACAAGCCGCCCGCCACGCTCTGGCCGATGGCGCTCTCGGTACGGATCTTCGGTCTCAACGGGTGGGCGGTACTCGTCCCCCAGGTGCTGATGGGCGTGGCCACGGCAGGGGTGCTCCATGCCGCCGTACGCCGCCGCTTCAGCGCGCCCGCCGGGCTGATCACGATGGCGGTGTTCGCGCTCACGCCCGTCGCCGCGCTGATGTTCCGTTTCAACAACCCGGACGCGCTCCTCGCCCTCCTGATGACCGTCACCGTCCACTGCGTGCTCCGCGCGCTGGAGAACGGGCGGACGAAGTGGCTGGTCTGGGCGGGTGCCGCCATCGGGCTCGCGTTCCTGACGAAGACCCTTCAGGCGTTCCTGATCCTGCCACCGCTCGCCCTGCTGTACGCGGTGTGCGCTCCGGTCTCCGTACGCAAACGGCTCGGCCAACTCGCCCTGGCCGCAGGCGTCATGGTCGTCGCGAGCGGCTGGTGGGTGGCGATCGTCGAGTTGTGGCCCGCTTCCTCGCGGCCGTACATCGGCGGTTCGCAGAACAACTCCTTCCTTGAACTGACCTTCGGCTACAACGGACTCGGCCGTCTCAACGGCGAGGAGACCGGCAGCGTCGGCGGCGGGGACGGCGGCGGTCAGGGCGGTGGCTGGGGCGGTGGCTGGGGTGAGACCGGCATCGGCCGGATGTTCACCTCCGACATCGGCGGCCAGATCTCCTGGCTGCTGCCCGCCGCGCTGATCCTGCTGGTCGCGGGCGTGTGGCTCACCCGCAGGACGAAGCGGACCGATACCGCGCGTGCGGCGTTCCTCGCCTGGGGCGGCGCGCTGCTGATGACCGGGCTGGTCTTCAGCTACATGGAGGGCATCTTCCACCAGTACTACACGGTGGCCCTGTCCCCCTACATCGCGGCGCTCGTGGGCATGGGCGTCACGGTGCTGTGGTCGGAGCGCGCCCTGTGGTGGGCGCGGGCGGTCCTCGCCGGCACGCTCGCCGTCACGGTGTCCTGGGCGTACGTCCTCCTGGGGCGCACGCCGGACTATCTGCCGTGGCTGCGCTGGACCGTCCTGGCGGCCGGGCTGGTCGGTGCGGTGGGCCTGCTGCTCGCCGCCCGGTCAACCCGCCGGGTCGCGCTCGCGGTCGTGGGTCTCGGCTTCGCCGCGTCGCTCGCGGGACCGACGGCGTACACGATCAGCACGCTCGGTACCGGGCACCAGGGTTCGATCGTCACGGCGGGTCCGACGGGCAGCAGCATGATGGCGGGCGGTGGCCGGGGCGGTTTCGGTGGCGGCGAGGCCCCGGGCGGTGGTGGCGGAATGGGCCGGCCGCCGGGCGACGGCCAGCCGGGCCAGGCACAGCCCGGCCAGGGCCAGGCGCTGCCCCAGCGCGCCATGCCCGGTGGCATGGCGCCCGGTGGCATGGCGCCGGGCATGGCGCCCGGTGGCGCCGCGGCCGAAGGCGGCAGGGGCGGCAGGGGCGGCATGGGCGGACTGATCAACGGCGCGTCCGTCGGCGCCGAGGCCAAGAAGCTCCTCGAAACGAACGCCGGGGACTACACCTGGGCCGCCGCGGCCATCGGCTCGCAGAACGCCGCGAGTTACCAGCTCGCCACCGGGGAGCCCGTGATGGCCATCGGCGGCTTCAACGGCAGCGATCCCTCCCCCACGCTCGACCGGTTCAAGAGCTACGTCGAGGACGGGAAGATCCACTACTTCGTCTCGGGCGGTACGGGAGGCGGTGGCGGCAACAGGGGCATCTCCTCGCAGATCTCCTCGTGGGTGGAGGACTCCTTCAGAAAGGTCACGGTCGGCGGCGCGACCTTCTACGACCTGACCCAGCCGGCGGACGGAGCCGAGTAG
- a CDS encoding PPOX class F420-dependent oxidoreductase — translation MAPQIATNTTVELDELLAFVRPRHRAILLTTRSDGRPQGSPLTCGVDDAGRIVVSTYPERAKTRNAKRDERVSVIVLSDDWNGPWVQIDGAAEVIDSPDSVEPLVEYFRNISGEHPDWDEYRAAMVKQGKSIIRITPERWGPVATGGFPAHLASGS, via the coding sequence ATGGCACCCCAAATCGCGACCAACACCACCGTGGAACTCGACGAGCTGCTGGCGTTCGTACGGCCCCGGCACCGGGCGATCCTGCTGACCACCCGGTCCGACGGCCGCCCCCAGGGATCCCCGCTCACCTGCGGTGTCGACGACGCGGGCCGGATCGTCGTCTCGACGTATCCGGAGCGTGCGAAGACCCGTAACGCCAAGCGGGACGAGCGGGTGAGCGTGATCGTCCTGTCGGACGACTGGAACGGGCCCTGGGTGCAGATCGACGGGGCGGCCGAGGTGATCGACTCACCGGATTCGGTCGAGCCGCTCGTCGAGTACTTCCGGAACATCTCCGGCGAGCACCCGGACTGGGACGAGTACCGGGCGGCGATGGTGAAACAGGGGAAGTCGATCATCAGGATCACTCCTGAGCGGTGGGGACCGGTCGCCACCGGCGGCTTCCCGGCCCATCTGGCCTCCGGCAGCTGA